A region from the Alosa alosa isolate M-15738 ecotype Scorff River unplaced genomic scaffold, AALO_Geno_1.1 AALO_1.0_unplaced_2, whole genome shotgun sequence genome encodes:
- the LOC125290198 gene encoding kinesin-like protein KIN-14J, translated as TCIFAYGQTGSGKTYTIEYILNEIIDLAGCERINKSLVENNKLNQTKYINKSLSALANIIKQLQNKNSYINFRDNKLTHILKDIFSQKNKTYILFYLIKY; from the exons ACTTGCATCTTCGCTTATGGTCAAACTGGTTCAGGTAAAACTTATACTATtgaatatattttaaatgaaa TAATAGATCTTGCAGGCTGTGAAAGAATTAATAAAAGTTTAgttgaaaataataaattaaatcaaactaaatatataaataaaagtctCTCAGCTTTAGCTAATATAATTAAAcaattacaaaataaaaattcttatattaaTTTTAGAGATAATAAATTAACTCATATTTTAAAAGATATTTTttctcaaaaaaataaaacttataTTTTGTTCTATT TAATCAAGTATTAA